The nucleotide window AGCTGGCGATGGCAACAGAAGTAACTTTTTAGGTTTGTATCATTTAGATTGGGATAtaattttgattaaccacatgacaataAATTAAACAAAACTGTTCCATGAAAATGTGCATGTGAAAACAATAACTGGCACCCAGATTGGTAGAAATGGCATTCCACATGAGAAAGTTTGCAGACTCCTCATGTAGCCTATTACCGGAAACCTCAGGAGAGTAGCGGCAGAATCTACGAAAACCAGTAGGAGCGGGAGGAGGATGGTCAGGACAAGTTATGATTTTTTTTGTCTGGTtatcttgatctctggctccctcttgagtCATTTGCAACTTATATCATCAAACAGTGAgtttaaagcatcagacaagctcaatgtatatagtttattttagtaaaacGCATAGGGTGTGTCTATTTATCATATtgcccccacattctgaaattgcatatTTGTCACCCCCAGTTTTATAATTGGAATGTCAAACAAAATGAGGCAACGGTGTGCTTAATGACCATGCGGATGCCTCCGAGAGGTTGCGAAGGCTGTTTGAAGTGTTTATCTGACTggagaataaaaataaataaataatgtatgtccccccacttctaaaatcaaagttgcacccctgatatatggaaaaatacacattttaacaAGTTGACTaattgattggttgaaagaacagacgactttCAGTCGAACAATATTTGTTTTGTGGGGACACCCCAAGTGTATGCACAAATGAGAGTGTGTGTTCCCCCTAAGGGTTTGTGGCGGTCACACACTCGGTTCATGTTCTCTTCACTCTGTTCTCCACCGACTGCAGTGATCCGAGCCCACAGGGTTGTATTAAATATACATCACACAGCCGtctgcagaacacacacacaaagagcgagaaagagaatATAAGAACTGAGGCTCTCACACAATCACAAACTGCTTGCATTCTATGTTAACAACATCATCGTTAAAACTCATCCCTACTCACTACACCACACTTACTAagcctacatagtacactacacaGTCACTCACTACTTCTGTGTAAGCCTACATTACACAGTAGCCTACACGCAGTCGCCGACACGCAGTCACTCACAACTCCTATCCTACGAAGAGTTTTCCATCCAAAAACCTGAAACCTGAGTGGCATGAACTCTTCTCCAATCAGTAACTCTGCTCTGGAATGGGTCATGCCCTTCATTAACGAACCAATCAGATGTAGCGCTGGCCGCTTAATTGGCATCACCTGTCTTTCCATCTTCTTTATAGTCCAGTTGTGTGAGTTCAGTTTTTTAAAACTTTCTCCATCTATCCAGGACCATTCTGAAGTTCCAGTCCTTCGGTAAGCATTTTAACAACTCTAGGCCTTTGATGCCGATATTCCTCGGTTTTTGATCATGTAGGCCTAAAACACTCAAATATAGCTACTTTTCCCTTCCACTTACTCCAATAGTTGCACATTCAATGTGCTGATACCTCGCTTGTGTTTGTCCCAGAACCTGATCTCAAATTTGTGAAACATGAACAAACCGGAAAAGCCACTATCTACGCTGTGGGGTAGGTTTATGTTTGACCAGAAACTGTTCCCATAGTGCCCAAAAAATGTAGCTTCCATAACATCTGGACTAAATCTGTAGGCACATCTTTATGTTTGGTAGGTTGTGAACTCAGCGAGTCAAAGAAAGAGGGAACATtcaaaacggatgacacaaaccaCCAACATCAACTCGCACTGAGAACCGTAAGTCCCTTTGGAGAATATTTGATATTTTACAACCAAAGACTGACTGGTCATCTTTATTGCAGCTGTACTGCACAGGTCAGAATATTAGTCACGTGATGACATTTGAAATTCTAATTTGGGTAGTATGACTGCAGTAAGACAACCTGGAACGCAATTTTAACGTCAGTGCGTTTTCAAGTTCCTGACTTGTCCCTGGCAGATGTGTCTGGGTGCAGGCGCCAAAGAAGAGTTCAACATCGTGGCGTTAATTACCGGAGAATCAGATAACAGCAAGGGCATACCCATGGCTACTCTGCACGCGAACGGAATGCCCACGGCAAGTTGTCCCAATTTGTTCTAATGTGGCAGCCTGACTACTTGGCGTTCTCTATCGAGGCAGAGGTGAGTTGATAATTGTGGGATTTGCTAGCAACGGAGTTGCCATTAGTTGATTCTGGTCAAATATCAATTGAAAACAATTACCGTGTCCTGTACAGCTGCTGATCCTGGATAGCCCTGACTGATTAGCACATCTGCGTTGAGTTGAGGAACACAACGATAAAGTTTGGTTTTATTCTGTGCATTTAAAGTGTGAATTTCAGTGCCTGTGGAAGTATTGCAGTTGTTGTACAGGACATGTGGCAACTCAATGTTTCTAGTAAATTCTGTGACCAGTTATACAAACTGAACTCTGCCTCAATACAAGAGAACTGTAGGACTTGGCCAACCAGGCTGTCTTTTCAATGACCTAGACCTACCTGGCTAATGAATGTTAACCCAAATCAGGTAATGTTGAGGAATGGGCCTGGGGAAGTAATCACCAGTGGTTATAGGCCTAACCTAGCTGGGTGCCTGGTTCTGTCAGTTTGAATAGCAGCACTGATTGTCATGATTCTGTGTATTGATCTCTCCAGGTCAATCTGTCTGGGATAGATCTGCACCCTCCTGTAACCTTTCAGCTGAGGAGTGGCGCTGGACCGGTCTACATCTGTGGGGAACACGTGGCCTGTAGGGGTTTAGGGAGCAGGGATGGTGCTTAAACTGTAAAAAAAAGTGGCCCTAGCCTTACTGTAATGTCATTCAACTAATCAAAGTCCTGAGGAGCAGCTGGTCAGTGGAATTGGATATGTTGGAACAGAATATTGCATATAATGGTGACTGTTTTGACAGCCATAAACTACAGGCCTTTCTAATGTCATTGTCATTTAACTCCTGTTGCTTTCCAGTGGAGGATGACTTCTCAGGAATAGATAGTGTtgatgaggagatggaggaggaggaggaagaaattGAGTCTCCTGTGAAGCCTGCTAAGAAAGCAACTGCCAAGAATGCAAATGTTGCAGGCAAAGTAAGGACCTGTTTTATATGATTTTATACTTAAGTTGTCACATTTTCAACATGCATATGGACAACTACGAAATCCAGCTACACACGGATCCTAGTTTGCTCTAATCTACATATAAATGATCTTACTCCTTGTCAGTTGTCAAATCCAAACTTTGCTTCACAATGAGATGGTATTGGTAAAgcacacagatctgggaccaggctaatgttATTCCTGTCTTCCAGAGAAAGAAGCCAGAGGAAGTAGATGAGTAAGTGCTAATAATAAATGCTTTTTAATCCATTTGTGACTTACTGAAATCTAATTGTTGCTGTTCACTTACCACCAactatcctctctccttccagacctgcATCAGATGATGAGAGCAACCCTCCTAAAAAGGTACTTTATTTACTCTGCCTTAAATATTATACCCTGATTGACTTTCCTGGTCTGAGGCTCTGGCTTCGTCCCAAattgttccctatgtagtggcagggtagcctagtggttagtgttggacaagtaaccggaaggttgcaagttcaaatccccgagctgacaaggtacaaatctgtcattctgccccaacccactgttcctaggctggcattgaaaataagaatttgttcttaactgacttgcccagttaaataattGTATAATAAAAAATAGTGCCATGTGATGCAGAACAATCTTCTGGCCTCCTGTTGGAATCATGGCTGGTCTGGTTTAAAATGTCTTTCTGTGTTTCAGGGAAAGGGTAGAGGAAGAGGCAGGGGAAAGTGATCCAGGGTAAGTGACTACCTCAGAGGATTACGCAGGGCTCAGCATTACTGCCCTATCTTTTGTTAGCGCATAGCCATTCCTGGGGTCATATGCATGACTAGGTCGCGTTGGATGAAGTGTCAGTTAAATGGCATATGAAGTCTAACACTGACTTGGGGTTAACCTCTCCAGAATACTAACAACCGTTAGGGGAAAGGGACTAAGAACCCCTTGGCACCTGAAGGGTGTAGTGTGACATGCCCGCTGAATTTGCAGATTGCCTGTACTGAATGACTAAACCATTTAATGTGTTTCAGGTGCTGCCCAAAGAGTCCATTGCAAGTTCTGTTTGGCTAAAGGTTCTGTCAATCAACTGTTGGGTTTCTTTCTACCTGTTAATTCTTGCATGGATCAAAGGATTTAATCTAAGGCTGTTTATCCTGTACATGTCAGTGCTTTGTAAATAGTTTGAAAGAGTTTTGTCCTTGTGGTACTAATCGGTGTACATTAAACTACACTGAACCAAATTTAAATGCAACTGAACCAAATTTAAATGCAACATGTTAAGTGGTCctttgtttcatgagctgaaataaaaaaaaaatcccagaaatgttacatacacacagcttTTCCTGTGTACAAATTTGTTTGTCCATATCagggagcatttctcctttgccaagatgatAATGCTCCTGAccgttgtggcatatcaagaagctgatgaaaTGGCAGGATCGTTAGAGGGGTGTCTTGTGCGGGGGACAAAAGGCCACGTCTGAAGTTGAGGGAGTGTTCAATTGgcacgctgactgcaggaatgtccagagCTGTTAATGTGGTG belongs to Oncorhynchus keta strain PuntledgeMale-10-30-2019 chromosome 9, Oket_V2, whole genome shotgun sequence and includes:
- the npm2b gene encoding nucleoplasmin-2b isoform X2; translated protein: MNKPEKPLSTLWGCELSESKKEGTFKTDDTNHQHQLALRTMCLGAGAKEEFNIVALITGESDNSKGIPMATLHANGMPTVNLSGIDLHPPVTFQLRSGAGPVYICGEHVALEDDFSGIDSVDEEMEEEEEEIESPVKPAKKATAKNANVAGKRKKPEEVDEPASDDESNPPKKGKGRGRGRGK
- the npm2b gene encoding nucleoplasmin-2b isoform X1, translating into MNKPEKPLSTLWGTSLCLVGCELSESKKEGTFKTDDTNHQHQLALRTMCLGAGAKEEFNIVALITGESDNSKGIPMATLHANGMPTVNLSGIDLHPPVTFQLRSGAGPVYICGEHVALEDDFSGIDSVDEEMEEEEEEIESPVKPAKKATAKNANVAGKRKKPEEVDEPASDDESNPPKKGKGRGRGRGK